A window from Bacteroidota bacterium encodes these proteins:
- a CDS encoding acetyl-CoA carboxylase carboxyltransferase subunit alpha — translation MPTNANRQFLDFEKPIKDLVDEIENLRHRQEKTKIDFSSTIVQLEQSIVEKRKEITKHLSSWQRVQLSRHPDRPYTLKYIEHMTENFIELYGDRNVKDDKAMVGGFANLGGETVMLIGQQKGINTKMRQHRNFGMANPEGYRKALRLMRLAEKFNKPVVTLIDTPGAYPGLEAEERGQGEAIARNIYEMIRLQVPVICVIIGEGASGGALGIGVGDRVFMMENTWYTVISPESCSSILWRSWEKKEVAAEQLRLTAEDNLRNGLIDGIIPEPDGGAQWDYRESALKLKNFLKPVIKELKQIQPGERVKQRITKFGKMGFWEEET, via the coding sequence ATGCCAACAAACGCAAACAGACAGTTTCTGGATTTTGAAAAACCTATCAAGGATCTGGTGGATGAGATTGAGAATCTCCGTCATCGCCAGGAAAAAACCAAGATAGATTTTTCATCAACTATTGTACAGCTCGAACAAAGCATCGTTGAAAAAAGAAAAGAGATTACAAAACATCTTTCCAGTTGGCAACGGGTACAGCTCAGCCGTCACCCGGACAGGCCTTATACATTGAAGTATATTGAACACATGACGGAAAATTTCATCGAACTCTATGGCGACAGGAATGTGAAAGATGATAAAGCCATGGTAGGCGGTTTTGCAAACCTCGGTGGAGAAACGGTGATGCTGATCGGTCAGCAAAAAGGGATCAATACAAAAATGCGCCAGCACCGGAATTTTGGAATGGCGAATCCCGAAGGTTATAGGAAAGCATTGCGATTGATGAGGCTTGCAGAAAAATTTAATAAACCTGTTGTTACATTAATAGATACTCCCGGTGCTTATCCTGGTCTTGAAGCAGAAGAAAGAGGACAGGGCGAAGCCATTGCAAGAAATATTTATGAAATGATAAGGCTGCAGGTACCAGTGATATGTGTGATCATTGGTGAAGGCGCAAGCGGCGGTGCACTCGGTATCGGCGTTGGTGATCGGGTGTTCATGATGGAAAATACATGGTACACAGTTATCAGTCCGGAGAGTTGTTCATCTATTCTCTGGCGTAGTTGGGAGAAAAAAGAAGTTGCGGCCGAGCAATTGAGATTAACAGCAGAAGATAATTTGCGCAATGGGTTGATCGATGGTATCATTCCTGAACCTGATGGTGGTGCACAGTGGGATTACCGTGAATCAGCATTGAAGCTGAAAAATTTCCTTAAGCCTGTGATAAAAGAATTAAAACAAATTCAGCCTGGGGAAAGAGTGAAGCAACGTATAACGAAGTTTGGTAAGATGGGTTTCTGGGAAGAGGAAACTTGA
- a CDS encoding 4-hydroxy-tetrahydrodipicolinate synthase: protein MSLRERFRGTGVAIVTPFNADGSIDWPSFEKVINHIIDGKCEYLVVLGTTGESATIHGKEKQEVFSFVNKINAGRVALVAGIGGNDTQEVIEGFKSFDLTGYEAILSVAPYYNKPNQEGLFQHYKALDAATPLPIMMYNVPSRTSMNVSGETQVRIAQECKNVFSTKEASGNFDQINYIIKNKPADFMVISGDDPVTLQMIAAGADGLVSVVANAYPKDYSDMVRFCLEGNFEEAQKLHYKYTDIIASMFAEGSPSGVKAYLAEMGLCQNTFRLPIWKVSEKHHSKIKELMKKVSSVFLQY, encoded by the coding sequence ATGTCTCTTCGTGAAAGATTTCGTGGCACAGGCGTAGCAATTGTTACTCCTTTTAATGCAGATGGCAGTATTGACTGGCCATCTTTTGAGAAAGTCATCAATCATATTATTGATGGCAAGTGTGAATACCTTGTTGTACTCGGTACAACGGGTGAAAGTGCAACGATACATGGCAAGGAGAAACAGGAAGTATTTTCATTTGTAAATAAAATAAATGCAGGTCGTGTTGCGCTGGTTGCCGGCATTGGTGGTAACGATACGCAGGAAGTGATCGAAGGTTTTAAAAGTTTTGATCTGACGGGCTATGAAGCAATATTATCTGTTGCGCCTTATTATAACAAACCCAACCAGGAAGGGTTGTTTCAGCATTACAAAGCATTAGATGCTGCTACACCATTGCCTATCATGATGTATAACGTTCCATCTCGTACAAGTATGAATGTATCTGGGGAAACACAGGTTCGTATTGCACAGGAATGCAAGAATGTGTTTTCAACCAAAGAAGCCAGTGGCAATTTTGACCAGATCAATTATATCATCAAAAACAAACCAGCCGATTTTATGGTCATCAGTGGTGATGACCCGGTAACATTACAGATGATTGCCGCAGGGGCTGATGGATTGGTCTCTGTTGTTGCCAACGCATATCCGAAAGATTATTCTGATATGGTTCGCTTTTGTCTTGAAGGAAATTTTGAAGAAGCACAGAAACTTCATTATAAATACACAGATATTATTGCTTCTATGTTTGCAGAAGGAAGCCCCAGCGGTGTAAAAGCTTACCTCGCTGAAATGGGATTATGCCAGAATACATTCCGTCTGCCTATTTGGAAAGTGAGTGAAAAGCACCATTCAAAGATTAAGGAGTTGATGAAGAAGGTTAGTTCAGTATTCCTTCAATACTGA
- a CDS encoding endonuclease/exonuclease/phosphatase family protein, which yields MKTVLRLIIILVLFPLFSFSQQEIKIMSYNIRLDLKSDGENQWDKRKDKVAALMNYYEADFIGGQEVQHHQLTYLLEHLNGYSYIGVGRDDGKEAGEYSCIFYKKDKFEVLRQSTFWLSTTPDTVSKGWDAAIVRVCTYGLFKNKKTKQIFWVFNTHFDHIGRQARLESAKLIVKKIKELNTKNYPVLLSGDFNSKPDDEPSQYMMANMQNIRNISKLLHGNTDTWNAFKFNEKPNGCIDYIFTNNDKRISVSKFATLTDSYDMKYPSDHFPILATVQIATK from the coding sequence ATGAAAACTGTATTAAGACTTATAATTATTCTTGTGTTGTTCCCGCTGTTTTCCTTTTCACAGCAGGAAATAAAGATCATGAGTTATAATATCCGGTTGGATTTAAAAAGCGATGGCGAAAATCAATGGGATAAACGAAAAGATAAAGTTGCTGCATTGATGAATTATTATGAAGCTGACTTTATCGGTGGGCAGGAGGTGCAGCATCATCAACTAACGTATTTACTGGAGCATTTAAATGGTTATTCTTATATCGGAGTAGGTAGAGATGATGGTAAAGAAGCCGGAGAGTACTCCTGTATTTTTTATAAGAAAGATAAGTTTGAAGTATTGCGGCAATCTACCTTTTGGCTTTCTACTACACCTGACACTGTATCTAAGGGATGGGATGCTGCCATTGTAAGAGTATGTACATATGGGTTGTTTAAAAATAAAAAAACAAAACAGATTTTTTGGGTGTTCAATACACATTTCGATCATATTGGTCGGCAGGCGAGATTGGAATCTGCTAAACTCATCGTTAAAAAAATTAAAGAACTAAACACAAAAAATTACCCGGTATTGCTTTCAGGCGATTTTAATTCAAAGCCTGATGATGAACCTTCACAGTACATGATGGCCAATATGCAAAACATCCGGAACATCAGTAAACTTCTTCACGGTAATACCGATACATGGAATGCTTTTAAGTTTAATGAAAAACCCAACGGCTGTATTGATTATATTTTTACAAACAATGATAAACGGATCAGTGTTTCGAAGTTTGCGACACTTACTGATTCATATGATATGAAATATCCTTCAGACCATTTCCCGATACTGGCCACCGTCCAAATCGCCACCAAGTAA